The region agtccaattagtctcttactcctgtctctcaatatccttatccctaggatataggcagcttccccaaggtccttcatagtgaaacacttcccaagccaggacttaacctcctgcaaggttgggatgtcatttcctatgagtagtatgtcatccacatacaacaccaaaaagctaactatactccaactagccctaacatatacacatgactcatcctcgctcctcAAAAAGAAAAacactttgactttctcatcaaaacaaagattccatctgcgaggtgtttgtttcaacccatagatggatttctcaagattacacaccTTATTAGGGTTCTCTGTattgaaaaaaccctctggctgactcatgtaaacatactcagccaactttccattaaggaaagcggttttgacatccatttgccatatttcatagtcatgaaaagcagtaatggctaacataaccctgaTAGACTTAATATTTGCTagtggtgaaaaggtctcatcataatcaactcccagagtttgagaatagccctttgcaaccagtcgttccTTATAAATGTGTacgttaccatccatgtcggtcttctttttgaagatccatttacacttgactgtcttacgacctggtacattgtcaaccaagttctaaacttgattatcatacatggactgtatcttgctgtccatagcctctttccatttagcagcctcagggcctgccatggcttccgtataGCTATTAGGTCCATCCatatttaccagtgtactatcactagtAAGCGTATCACCTTCTTCATTAATATGGAAACCaaagtaatgctcaggtgcattactaactcttgtggaatgcctcagaggtatgtGCTCGTCAGTCggatcaataggagtttcctcctcaggttgattgctagggtttgaggttccttcatcacttgactcttgaatttcttcaaggtcaattcgcctcccactgtctcccTGGCTCATGAACTCTCTCGGGAAAGACTCAtatccttgctacaaagaccacattatcactgggtctgtagaagaggtaaccaaaggatctctatgggtagccgataaaaatacacctctcacttcgaggttcaagcttatcataaGACTCACGCCTCATGaatgcctcgcaaccccaaattttgatgtggtccaaattgggaactttcccattccacatctcatgaggtgttttggcaacctttgtAGTAGGGACTAGCtttaggatatgggcggcagtctctaaggcatacccccagaatgagattggtaacgaagctcgactcatcatggaacgaaccatgtccaacaaggttcgattgcccctctcagccataccattcagctgtggtgtcctaggaggtgtcaattgtgagacaatcccacattccttaagatagtcaaggaactcgatactaagatactctcctccccgatcggatcggggcatcttaatgttcctgcccagttgattctccacttcctgcttaaactctttgaatttctcaaagttttctgacttatgcttgattaagtagatatatccatatctactataatcatcagtaaaagtcacataatatcgattagcatcccttgtggcagttttgaagggtccacacacatcagtgtatatgaggtccaacaacccctcacccctctcacaagtaccagtgaatggtgactttgtcatttttcgaggtaaacaagactcgcaactatcatccgactttaggtcaaatgattccaaaactccagccttttggagttggcccatgcgcttcttgttaacatgtccaagacggccATGCCACAAGTATGCTTTGTCTATGCTATTTGAAGAATCactacacaacacattatttcctagattatctacaacattcacagcttcatatacaccatcacaaggtaatgctttaaagtaaaatacatcattgtagtAAACATTAATAACACTattatcattatcaaatgaaaaggaaaACCCTtttttgtacaagccatgaaaggaaataatatttctcgccatttcagacgagtaacaacatttattcaaatctaacattaacccattattaagcaataaagaataaactcctatcttggtaacaggtgatgctttcctattccccatgattaagtttatcttcctgtgctccactttctcatttcttcttagtaccacaacctgtatcaacaCCCAAGAGTTAGTATACAATGAGtttttagacaatatagtgtaaatacctacatgggtaggtttaactttcccatcctttacatcctgcaagtatttggggcaacttcgcttccagtgccccttttcctggCAGTAGAAGTATTGTGCTTcatttgggtttgaagaaggaggaatgGAACCtatcttggttccacttgaagatgagccatcaagagactttcccttggtacccttcgaaggggtctttctattcttcccctttccctgcccaattgccaagataggagcagtagtaggagtaggagtaacaaCTGATTTACCTTTAAAGCCACTTTCAGCGGTCCTTAAAAGTTCTTGAAGCTTGCttagtgtgacttcctccttgttcatatgataattcatacgaaactgatcataacttggaggtaaggaatggagaatgatgtcaatcgccatgtCCTCAGGAAAGTCCACATTAAGCTTCAATAACCGGTCCatgaacctttgcattttctgcaagtgaccggtcAGGGGTTCTCCTTCTTTCATCCTagctgttatcatggaggaaatgatttcatacctctcctgacgagcactctaatGGTACCTATCGATcagatcctggtgcatctcaaaagggtagaaatcttcataggatttctggagttctgctgtcattgtGGCTAGCATGATGAAAGACACCTTAGTGGCATCTTTCTCACGGGTAGTGTACTcagcaatctcctcaggagtagcagttgactCATCGATAAcctttagctccttatcgaggacatacacTTTGCCCTcatagcgagtaatcattctgatgttcctaatccattcaTTAAAATTGGAACCATAAAaaatgactttcccacacaagttcattagggaaaaggatcCTGTGGGGTTTGAGCTAGTAGCAGTGTTAGAAGACATCTGGaaagaaagaaagacaagttttattagataaagaggccttaataagtcacccaaatgaaatattaaggctaggacccaacaaactatttatagttggaagagggatgccgtaatccaagctataaaatatttgaaggtaggtacatgacaatttaccaatttctaccacgaaaacgaaatagattattaagttttactggatttgaaattcctagatcttttgagatacattgaactttcaatggcatgtttgaatctcgattgtgccctctcaagtttgtgactgggatgccgaggatcacaaacaaggtgtgaataaccatgcaaaatgacttggtacccttaacttttatcacctaatcgatgtcccggttaaccacatgcgctccaccgatctatgataaaattAAGTTACCCCTTgctactcttactagtccttgttagcgtgccggttagccacacgcgctccactaacgacttggtaaggtacaaagtgtaatttcatgggttagcacatattgcacattttcctaaagtaactaagattgggaactattaatgtatagttactttataatttcattatacttttaatgaggatttaaagtccttgtcctacccgttcagctaatgaccctctaccagtcaagggagcggtgggtgagagtggacacccattaagctgccattttataggcaaaaaCTTTATACCCCCCCCCCTATAGAccgtcttcgtgaatgaggcctactaacggtaagactgacttattcttatacatatctatatatttaaacttttaatataataatagtataagggttgaattttaaacttttaaaactctaagatTCAATTTGGAAATTAAAGTATTAGGgtgtaagactttacaaattccaaaacttgaggtaaagtattgaaactattcaagacttttcatttcataacttatgagtttaatggtccattaaaatgaagactcttcattttatgtaacctcttattctttaatgacacttttaaagaagtgaattttggttatccataacttgaggacaagttatgaactccatcattagtcattaagatcaagaatcatACTTACAAGCaaattacacataattcctatgatcttctagaACTCATAAGAagatgaacattcatatcaaaatttcaagaatcatattaacatatataaaacatggaattttgatattagccattgtaaatggattagtataaacattacaccatctaaaataagttttaaaccaccaaaacagtttggggtaatgtttctagtccatttccagcaacaaaacctGAAAAATTgcattctggggctcctactcgtcgagtgcatgaacctactcgatgagtaggatgagttttcacatggactcgtcgagtccccccatggactcggctaGTTCATGCTGCAGAGTGCAAATTTTTGAGctttttcaacaagtttgcatcaagtatcaagaaaacaagcctaggctctgataccactgttgggttttgagcattctaacactcctatggtgtaaatgcaaccctagaaaccttggatctatgttttctctaaatacatgcaaattttattttccaaggtttacttcctatctagcatgttatggggaacTTGTAATACGAAAGTCatgtagaataacataccttttagtagcttggattccttgatgactttgtgagcctagcaccccaaatgtgatgcctcgaatgcttcacacaacaccacaattcttggaataaccttgagaaaagTTCACTATActcaaaaatcggctagccctcttagttgCTTgtagtagtagtgccgatttgCTTGCatagggttctttatatagttgtggcacgagtagggttacaccatgtaaaccctaattgtcatggctttccatttccatgatccatgcgTTTGTAacttccatggactatccatggagcaccttatgggttttaacccaatccatacaaaccatggatcattagcccactatacaagaatagattatttacacaattaaccccatatatttaattagtctctttttgatcacttaattaattccatattaattctttgatcaatactaattaaataatattattaatataatagtacctataatatattaataaaccttaagtgttctttctctcattttggtctatccaagtattgcaatgccatgcaacccaaatggaccatgccgggtcaggcaagtacataccaaatatagttatggacttagacactatatccaacagtcttggataagaaaaagaccgactaagaccaattgtatgaagtgttgtcttgataagaatccgcactaactcttgagtatttgtttgtcaagaaatgtttcttgacaagggaatcttatatgtcaagaggtcagtgagagtcttaatgatcttgaaaagcttcaagaaTTTATCAATCTCtcgttgacatattcttgttttctaTTCCTTTCCAGTTAAtttaactatgcatgtgagttctacgagttctcatttgaatgcctagaggcaaagcaccttgattaaTAAAAGTTCATTGATCTGTACTGGTCAGTTGCTTAACAACTTGGACGCAATGGTGGGCGCTAGTGCTGGCATGAGGCAAGAAATAAAGATTGAactagttcagtccatatgagtttggatttgtcacaaaccttgtcttatgattatagttatgacaaattcacatggataggaacacatacaccataaaatctaagtgtcataaggtttctttccttcatgaaaatgattgtgagtaaacgctttcactaagagagattttaaggagatagcaattgtgatatttgcgttctcaaatttgattatgattacgacatccctcttcatagtttgaattgtgagatttggcaattagtttgaacatttaagacttattgatataagttctaaaatggtttagacacacatatgagctatctaaggaaacgtgtatgagtttgagaagcttagataaaggcttattgaAGCATATCGTATaggaaatctgaactttggtaaaagtCAATAAGCATTGATTTCTAGAAGCTCAACTGATTtctagatacatgtcaaagctagtgggagcataagtgttatgctagtaaggatgtaatcatcatgttagtgggagcatgatttttAATTTAAGTGTTGCAagctagcaatattaattatagaaaacaaagtttcaattcgcaaagttgcagagGTTGAATAGTTGTTCTGCTAtagttaagggagagaatattatacttcgtttcaaaatccaAAAGCTTGGAtcaagaaattttaatcaaatttagtcaaaggacatatatggatgttatgttgaaaagattcaacttaaaaggattctatatatagcaatattatagcaagaagcTGGTAAAGTATCAGATTTTTTCGAACGTTCTAAAATTTCCAAACGCCTAGGGCGTTGAGAGGGAAAAGGACTGGAAAcagtaaaataattaaacaactgtctacgaaaatctaaggttcgccaaggattggtccactactagaaaaaaggccttttacgacgctcattgcgcgtcgtaaaacgctcagacgacgcgcaaatgcgtgtcaaggaaggccctgtcataaagagagacgacgcgcttttgcgcgtcgtctatagacgacgcgcatttacgacgcgcgtttacgacgcgcaatgcgtatcaaggaaggccctgtcataaaggaagacgacacgcatacgcgtgtcgtaaccttacgacgcgcgtgtttatgacacacaatgcgtatcaagaaagcccatgtcaagaaaggccatgtcataaataaagatgacacacatttttgcgtatcataattttaaatgttaaaaaaaattatttatggatttactaattttcaaattaaatttgcatttaatgtccaataatagaaaataatatatcatatacaaaaaatataatccattacataaaatttaatgtcatacaaataattgttccatagaaaaataaaacaaattaataaAAGTTGTAACAAAAATCTACAAACTAATAGCTCTAATAACCTAATGTGTGGCTCACTGTAAACAAGATTTGTGttgatttttttaaatgtgtGCCTCACTTGTCTCCACTCTTCCTTAATAACACCACTTAAGGACTCTAAATCTATGAACTTGCTCACAGTATCTATATTGCCTGCACAAAAAACATAAGTACAAAATAAATGTGCAGATGGGTTAAATAACTACAAAATAACAAGAAAAGGATGAAAAGTTTTTAGGAAATCATATGGACGTATTGAGCTGAAGGATCATCCATGTGCTGTTCTTTCTGCAAATTACACCACATATTTCCGAATTAAATAAGACAGTAAGGTGACTGACTATGCTACAAAAAATGCAAAATTTACTCCTTTTTATCTTTATCACAAACTATTATGTGAATCTGATAtggttgtattttttttattccaTATGCACAAATAAGAAACCAACAAGTTAAATAAACCTCATCTTTTCAGAAAGTTTTATATGAAACTGGCATGAGGCTTTTACCTTTTACCATGAAAAGATCACCGAATTAAGGATTTGCAAAAGAAGTCACAATAGAAAAAAGGTCCAATCCAGACCTAACAGCAAGAAAACAAGACAAAAAAGTTTTCATCATGACGCAAACTGATCCAGGATGTCAAGATATAGACAAGAAAAAAAAAGCAATTATGCAACTAAAAGTCTTATAGATGTAATAAAACTTCTTCTTATCACACATTATCATGTGGACTTTTACCATAAAAGATCACAGAAAAGCCACGAAAGAGAGACAAAGGTCCATTCTACGTACAAGATTTCTTGGACCTATAAGCAAGAGAAGAAGACAAAATATTGACATCATGATGGAACTATTTCTTCCATTTCCACATTAATTCCAAAGACATTATTACTCTTGGATAATTAAATACGAACACCACATGTCATATATATAAAAATTTCTAAAGATACGCACACAATATTATTAACATTTTCAATAAAACCAACAACCCATAACTAACTCATAATTTCTAAAAATACGCACACAATATTATTAACATTTTCAACAAATGGGATTTAGACATTTAGTTACCTCCAAGGCATATTAGCCATACCTTGTGGATTACTGTTGTTACTATGGACTAGCGGGCTCCCGATCCCTCCACCTGAAGATCCGCTTGTGGTCCCCACATTGACGGGAGTAGTGTTGACTATTTTCGCCTCTGTTTTTCTTTGTTTCTGACTTGCAGGAACAAAGCTACCAACAATCATCTGTAAAAGTTACCAAGATAAAAACAAAGTTTCTTAGGGTTTGGAATCAGGAATCAGGAATGGAATGGTTGATTCCATTCCATATTTatggaaagaaagaaaaaaacctGAACGGGTGATGCAGCAGTGAAAAGGCCAGCCACATTACCACCTAAAACACGACCATCTGGCCCTGAAAGTGACACGCTTAAACCACCAGTCCTGCTTCTTTGCCCATCACTCTCACAAACCATAAATGAACCACAAAGAGATAAGATCTCAAATCGTCCctgtattttttataaataaattaaatattttttatacatcaaaaataaataaataatgaattttcaagaaaaaaaaccTCGTATGTGACAGTTCCACCAGATGTTGCAGACTGCTGAAGTGTAACATTAGATATGGCGCCATTAGTTGATAG is a window of Lactuca sativa cultivar Salinas chromosome 1, Lsat_Salinas_v11, whole genome shotgun sequence DNA encoding:
- the LOC128130787 gene encoding AT-hook motif nuclear-localized protein 10-like: MPHILDAKAGEDVLGKLMWFSQNSTRAVCILSTNGAISNVTLQQSATSGGTVTYEGRFEILSLCGSFMVCESDGQRSRTGGLSVSLSGPDGRVLGGNVAGLFTAASPVQMIVGSFVPASQKQRKTEAKIVNTTPVNVGTTSGSSGGGIGSPLVHSNNSNPQGMANMPWR